The nucleotide window CACTCGTTCCTCTAAACATCCCTTATTCAAATCTACAGTCCAGCATCCGCCCACATCtagcaacaaaaataaaaaacctAAACAAATCTCTCATTCCTAAACATCCCTTATCCAAATCCACAATACAGCATCCGCCCACACCAACAACAAACCTAGAGAACCTAAATAAACCACTCATTCCTAAACCTCCCTTATCCAAATCCACAATCATACAAAAACAGCTCCCAACGTGAACGCATTACTCCAAATTCCCCGGTTCGAGTGTCGCGAGTAATGTTCAACCCCCGTAAACATCGATCTCGCGCGGCCAGGGCGGGGTCGCGGCGCGAAACCGAGTCTGGGGTGGTCGGCTCGATCGAAAGCGGCGGTGGTCGGTGTGTCCGCGAAGCACGAAAAAAAAAGGAGTAAAAAGACCACCTCCGCGCGCCGCGAAGGTTAAGGGCTCCGGGGGAGTACGGGGTgcacgggcgcgcgcgcgcgcgcgcacgcagcACCGGACACGCAAACGCGGACGGGGCGGGAGCCGGCACGTAAAAGTCACGTGGCACCGGGACCGCCGCCAATCAATATCGGGGTGTGCTTCGCGCGCCGTCTTCTCACCGGGAGTCAGTGCGTCCGCGACTGTCAACCACACCTTGTCGGGGAAGCCTGCTTCGCTGGGCTCCGTTCGCGACACAAACACAACACCTATACACCTGCACACTCGTGAATACACCGTACACACATACGCACACCAGACGTGTACAGCTCCTTTGGCGTGTGGCCACACCGTGTGCGCGCACCCCCAGCCGCCCGACAGTCTGTGTTTCGCTTTCGTCGACGGCCTGCCTGTTGCGGGACACAAAACGATTCATCCGAGACTGAAGGTATGACGTTCAAAGAACAACGCCGCCGCGGGAAACCCACCCCCAGGTGGTTGCACTACCGTGATCGAACCGGTCAGTGCTCTGTGCGCTTTAGTTTTCGAGAGACGTTTGTTTCTTGTCGCTCGGCTAGGGATAGGGGTCTAACAGCACTCCCTGAAATTATGGATCTTGTTAGTTAAAGGCTGTCCCTTTCCCTTTTGTGGGGAGGGAAATCGTAGGGGTGAATTGAAGGGTAAAGTTGATACGGCGTATCGAATTGATGAGATTTACGTGACTCGGAATTTAGGGGTTGTGATGATTTAGTAGTGGATTTTAGAGGATGCTATTAGAGGATTTGGAGGGTTTGGAGTTTGAAGGTTAAATTTGAAGTGCGGCGGGTTTTCGGAGCGAATTGGGAGGTGATTGGAAGATTTTGTTACTTATTCGATGGGGTAGTTCGGAATCTAATGCatgatattaaattgttttagtaacTTAGGGTATGTAGGCCCGGCGTTTTAGAAGGAAAATGTAAGTTCCATAATTTTGAATGAACTGAGAGTAGATTCTTGATGATAGTTATATTTCTCCGGCTTCATAGAATGCTAAATTCCAAAACTTCAAACACTTCAAACTTCTCAGATAATTACTCtaacttcaatattatttaaacctCTATCATTCCGCAAAGAAAAGCCTTCTAAGTCAAATTCCGCTGATTACTAACCTACCCACCCGAATCTCAAAAACTCAAATCCTCCAAACTTCCAAGCCCCCGAACCTCCATCAAATCTCCAAAATCCTCCACTTCTCATTCCTCAGCAATCCTCAATACACCTCAAACGGTTCTCGTTCTTTCTCTCATTGAACCTTCAATGTCGATGTTCCTCCAGTTCGATGAATGGTTCCTCCATTCAGCCCAACTTTCACGCAAGGCTCTTTAACTTCTGAGACCTGGCTTTCTAAATACTTCTGGGATTTTTCAGGGGGCTGCTCGACTTTCCCGACACGCCACGGCGGAGGGGGCGGGAGGGAGAGGTCTTAATGGTGGTCGAGTATTTTCGAGGAGCGTAGGTGAAAGTCGAGAGGTGcgtggcagcggcggcggcgtacGGTTTCCCGGGGATATCGAGCGATCGAGGCGTCGTGAATTTTTTAGATCGCCTCTTTCTGATGCTCACCGGGGGAAAACGTGTTCGCCGGTTTATCTGCGACCGCCAGACGCGCGGGCGGGGGCGCGGGGTGACGTGCACGGCCGCGATATTAAACGAACCCGTGCGAGATGCTACTCCATTCGGTGGGGTTGATTCACACACGCCAGTATTTGAAATCCTCTTCTGCGGACGCGTGAAATCCTCCTCGACGCCTGCACCTTTCACGCGCGCTCGGGGCGCCCTGCGCCTCGCACGTTTTTTCCCTCGGGCTCCTTCTTTCTTCGACGTTGCACGGactgttgaattttttaaacgccTTAGCGAggaatttttgaaacttcttGGTGGTTCAGGGGATGCTTTGAACTGGACTGGTAATTGTTTGATCTTTGGGGGTGTAAaagttttttgaatttttgaagcaTGATTATTAGTGAAATGCTGGGTTAGTATGGTAAATTTGAGATGTGTTCTTTTGTCTCGTGTTGTTGTCTAACATAAACTACCAGATGGTTCAAATTGATCCGTTTTAGAGTATTTAGTTTGcaggtatttatattattacaagactattgcgaaaaattgtaaaataattttatgtatttgtgcAGATACAATAATGGACCCATCGAATCTCGAGAactgtattgttctaatttgtaTGAAAGCTTAGAAATAAATCACTCGAATTGTTCGATAGTTTCAGTGCATGGAATAGGGATGTATTATTGATAATAGCAGTGGTGACTGATATAGTGAAAGGTCGTTGATACTGTATAAGTATacgttattttctttttctagaaCCAGGAAAAATTCTTGTATGAAAAAGTAGATCTTATGAGACTGATAATGCTAAAAACGGTGCTTTGGTTTTTACTAGAGTTTCATTCGCgtgtaaaataaagatttatacgaatgaaaatatttcttagtgTCGTGTTTCGCGGTCGTTGCCATGAAACTCTTATTAAGATTAAATTGTAGCTACCACGATGAATAATTGCTATGGAAATTGTGCGAAGATACGATCTGTGATTCATTCATTCGAGATTATAGAATACTGGGtactttaattttgaatatacaaaatttattctGGAGTTACTtccatatttaattcttttatttatgtattgcaACAGAATCTATATCtagcataatattaaaatacttaaatcCTCGTACCTAACGAATCAATGTCATAATCCAGCAAAGGACTgcacaaaacaaaatttcaacgcCCAAAACATTTAATTTCCCTTCGTAAAAGCTTCtcacattttttatttccttaacAACCAAGGACATCCAGTATACAATTAACAATGTCTCAAAATCAACCATACATTCcgaataaaaactaaataaaacaaaaccacACAAGCATACCTATATACAAACAGAATCGATTATCATTAAACTACGAATCCTCGcgcaaattcaaatgttcaagAACACAATTAGAAGATtagaattaacactaaaaactgaaaaatgcaTAATACTGAGTTAACACCGAACATACAAAACGATTTTCCGCGAACATTCTAAAACTCATTACATCCTCAACGTTTCACACGTTTCTCCCGATTCTACACCTTTCCTGCGGGTCTACCACTTTTCTATAAACCCGTAAAGACCCACGGTTTAattgttacatttaaatttcatGTATTTCGCACACAATTCTCCAGGTTCATTGTGGCGGTCTCGATTTCATGGAAAAGACCGTTCGTTATAGGATACCTCGACGTAATAAAAAGCCTAAAACGAAAAGCGACTTGAATGTCGTCCGCTTTTAATTGCGAACGGCCGGCTAGTCCCCGTCGAAAGGAAACTCGTTGACACAGCGTGACGGGAGTCTGGCGTCGAAGCGTGCGGTGAAACGACGCTCCCGTCCGTGCGTCCGTCGCGTGCTCGGTGAGTCATGCGCCGCGTCGGCTTTATTTCCGAACGGGCATCCCCCATCGACGCCGGGAAGTCGAGTACGAAATGGTTATAACGAGACGGTGAAATTCGATTTCGCCCACGCGACTGATCACACGCCACCACCAGACCGGAAATCGCTTAGACGCGGCTTTCCAAGCGGATTCGAAATGATCACAGGACGCCTTCAACGTTCCGCCATCGAGAATTCAACGGGTGTActtctctttcgtttctcaCATTCCTCGTTGTCAAATCCATATTCTTCGTTGCAATTCTGGCTAATTTCTCTTTAACACCAGGTTCAcgaaacccgtcaatttgacggatattgaattttttaaacattatttagtaatagtttaagtcgatctgcaattatgcgaatacgcattgcaatactctggttttgaagctacaattttcgcgatttatataaacgaacacgtagttctctaggaacaatggaataaagtatagcataaatgtccgtaaatgtagtgttaattaaccgtttgagtatcACTGGTGTTTACAAAAACCCAGGCGAAAAATGCGAagcttttctatttttgcaaaaacaaattttaaatggcgcgatcgttacatttttctagTCTTAGACGGATAATagcaacaataaaaattaataattggaaggaaaagaaataaataagcttcatctaaTTTTACAAATCGCACTGCTTGGGTTTCAAATTAATTAGGGATTTAGGTTCggggaatatttaaatgtttattatcgGAACTTTATTGTTGTAgttgtttgaataataattgatagtaAGAAGTAGTTATTATTGAAGTAATTAGTTAGTATTATGATGCAGATTTTTATGGAACTTGAAAATTTTGCGAATGTGAGTAAAGGGATAAAATTGTTTGAATACTCTGTGGGTTTTTATATATCGCATTttgtgcaaaatgaaattttaaatattgtgtaAATGCGTAAATATTCGTGGAGTAATCGTTGTAAATGTGGATGGGAATATTCGGATGTCAGAATGGGGAATTAATTGTATGACAAttgaaaattgtgaatttttatggaaatggaatatttattttcaaagatttatctctatttttgtGTATGACGTTTTTTATTAATCGATTACAAATGTGATATAAATAATGTGCAGATTGTCGCGGTACTTGTTTTATTCTTACAGCAAAATGCTTgcgataaacatttattttaagttGCGCCATCTGCTCGGCGCCTGTTATCAGTGAGACGGATTTTTTCTTGGTTCTTCGTATCTGCCTGGGTGAATGCAGAATACGTTGCGAGATGATATTtgaagagaaattaattatcgaCTAATAAACCCAGTACCATAGAATAGTTTCTGACAAATTATCATTACACTATtgacagaaaattaataaaaattcgtaatagaatcaaatttttaagtaaaaaaaaaagttcctaagtaaatttcttttcactgaaataataaattttcattttactgaTACGAGActgatttttgaaatatattgtgcACTTATTCTGTTCACAGACAAACAGTTTTCAAAGGACAGTTGAAAATGGACCTAAAAAGGAAAGTAGCCCTGGTGACCGGTGCTGCTACCGGAATCGGCAAGGCGTTTGCCACGGAGTTAGTGTACCAAGGCGCACAGGTAACTAAAAAAAATCGAGATACCTGCACTTTCTAGAACAGTTCAAAAAAGAGAAATGTAAAGTTACTTTTCGAATCCTCAAAAAGTATGCAATCTTAATTTACGATCAGAATATCGCCTTAAATGTTTTAACGTCTCGCACTCAAGAATGACCGACTTATATTTGGATCGTTTCCCGTCAGAAGAGATATTTTATCCCGTTATCTGACCGACTTTTGAAgaataaaaactgaatattaataacgatgACAGGGAGCAGTATATTTATCGCAACCTACATAGAGAActcaattgataaaaatatcgaGTGCTGCAAATCGTTCacgaatgttaattaatttcaaaagctATCAAATGTAATCACTTCTTTTGAACATATAACAAacgtttgaattttatatttttatattcttcaaatATCCAATTAGAATATTCAGagaatatgttataatattacaagttGAATAAAGATTCACAATTTAGTAAATCTATTAACACTAACAATACCGACACTTTTCCTAACTCGTCAGATAATtagctacaaaatagagataaatgaattagataatacatttttcttagtggagacagaaacgaaaggaaggatgaaaattgaaaaatcaattaattagaCAATATaggaaataatatgaaattaagtgaacaaaagaaaatgcagaaatttttcactttcaatATGTGCTTTGCTTTAATGTTGGAAAAAAATTGTGTTTCTATTCGCAGGTTGCCGTGTGCGACATCGATGTAAACGAGGGTGAAAAGCTGGTGGAAATGTTAACTTCAGATTATGGAAAGGATCGTGTAATTTTCTGTCAGTGCGATGTTACAGATTACTCACAGTTCGAAGGTACATGGAAAGATATTGAAAACATTGTGTTACAACAGTttgtattaacacattaagcGCCATAAAAATGTTGACTGATTTACCGTACAGTTATTTCTTTGTACCAAAGAAAAGCAagtgtaattgttaattatttggcgttagtATCCTTGCATTACACCATTGTCAGTATACCGCGgttttttatgcatttatgagaaatttggaggtgcaaaattgcacagaatgcatatgacacaaaaaaatatataaaatatctaatgttTAGTGCTTTTCATGACATTTGTTAGGAAAAACCATTTTGCATTTTAATTCTGCTGTTTTAATTATgttcttgaaaattttaatttgcataaagatccacagtATAAATATCAGCTCAGTTGTGTTATTAACATGTcaactgccacgagaatcttgagaATTTTATATGTTACTTACCCTTTCAtagcaaacgtaaatattattgatcAATTATTGATCATTTGACATCAGAATTTTTACTTGACAccattatctaattatttatgcTATTAAACGTTTTAGTTGGTAGTCACCGTGGTAGttaactctaaaactaccagacggaaaAAATTACCctttcctgatgtcttctttctgtaattattaaaaaaaatgatttagcaatacgaatactgaattgtaaatcaattagagtcccaatagatgcactcttggaatttcagtgttaacgtgttgaacattttcattggacatcggttatcttgcacgTTAGctttgtttccaagtaattcacGAGCATCGGTTATCGGTGACTAACAtggtgcttaacgtgttaatttacgTTCGATAATAGTAACTAACcgggaaataatttatttctagatGTATTTCAGAAGACAATCGCAACGTTCGGTCACATCGACATTGTTGTAAACAATGCTGAGATGATGAACGATCGACTTTGGGAGCTGCAAGTCGATATTAACATTGTGAGTAATCATTAATTACCTATTATCCGATATCtagtaatcaaatatttataaactcaTTCCATAATTCATgaaataataatctttaaaattaactttcAAATCAAACATTCGTTTACATTCTTTTTCAGTTTAATCTGTGGGCTCAATCTTTCAGAAATGTTGCATATACATAATAGTTCATAAACGCATATCAAGTACataagtaaaaattattttttgtcaCTTGGTTCAGTGAAAGTAGTGGAAAGTGTTAACAcagattttcaatgaattgaatCTACTTATGGCCTATGAAATTGTAATCTCTGATGTTTGATGAGCGTTTCAATGTTCATTGATCGTTTATGTATTGCAGTTCAAGATCTTTgttgaaataattgttacagTATGGCGTGATCCGCGGAACACTGCTTGCTCAACAATTCATGAGAACAGACATGGGAGGTCACGGCGGAATAGTGGTCAATATTGGAAGCAATGTCAGCGTTAACCCCTACCCCAGTCTTCCAATTTACTCTGCCACTAAAGCGGCCATTGTCAATTTCACCAGAGCGTTCGGGGTAACTATCAACGCTTACACTGTCAATAAGGCTTCTCAACATTTGCTAACACGTGTCAAGAAACACATGACAAaatgatattgatattaattaaata belongs to Nomia melanderi isolate GNS246 chromosome 12, iyNomMela1, whole genome shotgun sequence and includes:
- the LOC116426284 gene encoding 15-hydroxyprostaglandin dehydrogenase [NAD(+)], which gives rise to MDLKRKVALVTGAATGIGKAFATELVYQGAQVAVCDIDVNEGEKLVEMLTSDYGKDRVIFCQCDVTDYSQFEDVFQKTIATFGHIDIVVNNAEMMNDRLWELQVDINIYGVIRGTLLAQQFMRTDMGGHGGIVVNIGSNVSVNPYPSLPIYSATKAAIVNFTRAFGHQYHVDLTGVKVMALCPGATDSKSLKDDSKHLLWRRYEDAWHCDIANSVPQRAEHVAKALVHVLTTGKSGSIWLVEKDQPPHEITFSKI